GGGCCAGGCCTATCCTTTTCCAGAATGTTTTGCGTGGCGCTTCGGGGCTGCGGTAGCCCCGTACGGGGAAGCTGCCCCCCAGCCAAAAGTTGCCCGCAAATACCTGGCCCGCCCTGGGCACAGCAGGCGACCTAAGCTGCCTATACCAGGCCATCGAGCTGTGGATCGGCTGTGCTGGAGATTTGAATTTCGATCGGCACGTTTTTTACACAAGTTTCGTTGTGGGGTTTCGGGGCAGGGTTTACACCGCCGTTTCCCCTTGTTTTTTTCTATATCAGCCAGTATCCCACATGCATAATACGATGGAAGAGAAAATTACTGCCGCCTACCTTAGGCTTGTAAACACCGAGTATGAGCCGATAAATGCCCACACCGTGGCCGAGGCTGCTGGCATTACCGAGGCCGAGCTGTACCAGTACTTTTCGGGTGCCGATGCGGTGGGTGCCCGGCTGTGGCTAGACCTGGGGCAGGAGGTGAGTGCTGCCCTGCGCGAGAGCGAGGTGTATGCCAGCTACCCCGCCCGGCAGAAGATGCTCAGCTATTTCTTCACCTTCTTTGAGCTAGCACTCAGGCTACGCACGTTTATCGACTACACCGTGCAGGACAAGGCTATCCTGAAGCCGTACCGAGAGGCATTCAAAGCCCTGATGGAGGAGCTGGTGCAAGAGGGCCTGGATGCCGAGGACATAAAGGACCGGCTGGCCCTGAGCCGAAACTACCCCGATATGCTGTGGGAGCTGCACCTAAAGCTCATCCACATCTGGCTGCACGATACGAGTGCGGGCTTTGCCGAAACCGAAAAGGCCATAGAGCACTACAGCAAGCTGCCCCTGGAGCTGATAGGCCCAAACCTGCTGGATAGCGTGGCCGATACGGTAAAGTATCAGCTGGAGAAAATGAATGTGCGGGTTCGAAACCCCTTCCGGTTTTAGGCTCGCCCCTGCGTTTTGCCGGGGTGGCAGGCCTGTGCCTGCGTGGGCTGGCGCAATGGGCTGGGGGCAGCCAGCCAACCGGCGGATTAAGGAGCGCCATGGGCGTGGTACTAAGCGTATAACGAAACACAGTAGGAAAGGCCAGTATGAGTAAGGATAAAGTGCCAACGGGCAAAATAGAGCGGGCAGGCAGGTTTCTGCGTACAGGTGCCAAGGTAGGGGCCAACTATGTAACCCACTATGGCAAAAAGGCACTGCTACAGAACCCCTCGCGCGACGAGCTACAGGCCGCCAATGCAGAGGACATGCTGGCCGAGTTTACGCAGCTGCGCGGTACAGCGCTAAAGGTGGCCCAGATGCTGAGCATGGACAACATAAACTTTAGCGAAAGCTTTACTGGCGTGCTGCAGCAGGCCCAGTACAGTGTGCCGCCCATGAGTGCCCCCATGGCGGTAAAGGCCTTTACCCACAGTATGGGCCAGGCGCCCGACCGGGTGTTCGACCACTTTAACCCCACCGCGCTAAAGGCTGCCAGCATGGGCCAGGTGCACGAGGCTAAGAAGGACGGCCAAAAGCTGGCCGTGAAAATACAGTACCCCGGAGTGGCCGATAGCATACGCAGCGACATGAAGATGCTGCGCCGCATAGCCCCCACCTTTGTAAAAGCCAGTGCTGCCGAAATGCGCCCCTACATGGATGAGGTGGAGCACAAGCTGCTGGAGGAGAGCAACTATGAGCTGGAGCTAAAGAACAGCCAGGAGTTTGCCACCGCCTGCCAGCATCTGCCAGGCATTTACTTTCCGCAGTATCTGCCCCAGTATAGCAGCCAGCGCGTTATTACCATGAGCTGGATAGAGGGTGTTCACCTGCGCGATTTCCTCAAAACGGCTAGCCCTGCCACCCGCACCCAGGCTGCGCAGACCATCTGGGATTTCTATGAGTACCAGATGCACGTGCTGAAAAAACTGAATGCCGACCCACACCCCGGAAATTTCCTTTTCAACGAAAAAGGCGAGGTGGGTGTGCTAGACTTTGGCTGTACCAAGGCCCTGAGCAACGAGCTGTACGACGACTACTTTGACCTGGCACGCAAGGGCCTGTTTGAGGATAAAGTAGAAACGGAGCGCATCCTGCGCAAGATTCAGATACTGCGCCCGGAGGACAAGCCCGCAAAGGTGGATCAGCTCATGAGCCTCTTCAGCCGCATGATCGGCCTGGTAACCCAGCCCTACCACACCGGTACTTTCAACTTTGGCGAAAAGCGCTTTTTTGAGCAGGTGAACGAAATTGGCATCGAGATCAGCAAAACCCGCGAGGTGCGCGGCAGCCGCGAGTTTTTGTTTATCAACCGCACGTACTTTGGCCTCTTTGCCCTCTTTCAGCAGATGGAGGTAGTGCTGGAAACAGGCTGCAAGTATCGAGATTTTTAGCCCCTACGCTCATATCCGGGCAGTTGGCATACATTTTTTTGTCGTTCGATAAAATTATTAGCTTCGCATTCCTGTTAACAGTTTGTGAACGTGCCTACGGTAACGGTTGATCCCAATAGCGGTTTCTGCTTCGGTGTGGTATATGCCATTGAGATGGCGGAAGACTACCTGGATGAGCACAAGCAGCTGTACTGCCTGGGCGATATTGTGCACAATGATATGGAGGTGGAGCGCCTGGCGCGCAAGGGCCTACAGACCATAACGCACGAGGAGCTGGCCGGGCTGCGGGATGCCACGGTGCTGATTCGCGCCCATGGCGAGCCCCCCAGCACTTATGAGGTGGCAATAGCGAATAACCTGACCCTGATAGATGCCAGCTGCCCCGTGGTGCTGAAGCTGCAAAACAGGGTGCGGGGCGCGGTGGAGCCGGATACACAAATCATTCTGTATGGCAAGCCTGGCCATGCCGAGGTGAATGGCCTGCTGGGCCAGACACAGGGCAGAGCCATTGTGGTGATGGAGCCCGCAGAGCTGGATGCCATCGATTTTTCCAAGCCTACGGTACTCTTTAGCCAGACCACCAAAAGCACGGCCAAGTTTTATGCCCTGAAGGCCGAGATCGAGCGCCGGATAGCCGCTGCCCAGGCCAGCACACCCTTCAAGGCGAACGACACCATCTGCCGCCAGGTGAGCAACCGCGAGCCACAGCTGCAGCAGTTTGCCCAGGCGCATGATGTCATCATCTTTGTGGCGGGCCGCAAGAGCAGCAACGGAAAGGTGCTGTATGAAGTGTGCAAATCCGTAAACCCACGCACTTACTTTGTGAGTGAGCTGTGCGAGGTGAATACCGACTGGTACCGCCTACAGGACCATGTGGGCATTTGCGGGGCCACCAGCACGCCCCAGTGGCTGATGGACGAGATAGCACAGTTTATACGAACCAACCCCATACCTGCCTAGGCGGGCACCACCCTGGCCCACCACTGCCGTGGTTTCAATAAATTATTTTAGTACGCTTATTCCCTCCCTATGATAAAAAAACCCTACCTCGCTAACCTGGCCTGTGCCGCACTGCTCATCCTGGCGGGCCTGTACAGCTACCTAAGCAACGAAAGCCGCCCGGGCACCGCCCTTATCGGCCCCGTGTTTGGCCTGCTGCTGCTGGTGCTAACCCCTGGCCTGAAGCGCGAGAACAAGGTAGTGGCACACCTGGTGGTAGTGCTCACTCTGCTGTTTGGCCTTATGAGCCTGTATATGGGCTTCCTGAAGGCGCCAAAGCCCGGCATAGACCCCGATACACTGGCCCGGCGAAACCTGGTATTTGCCGCCTTTGCCATTGCCTGCTTCGGGGCTATGGTGGTGTATGTGCTAGGCTTTATACAGAAGCGAAAGGCCGGGCAGCAGGCTGCCTAGTGCCCCGCCTACTGCGCCCGGTACCTAGCCCACCTCCAGCACCAGTCCTTTCAGGTATTCGCCCTCGGGGTGGTAGAGCGATACGGGATGATCTACCGGCTGATGTAGCTGGTGCAGGATGCGCACCGCCCTGCCCGCGTCTACCGCTGCGCCAAACACTACCTTGCGAAACAGATCGGCCGGCATGTGCTGGCTACAGCTGAAGGTAAAGAGCAGCCCCCCCGCCGGTAGGGCACGCAGGGCACTCAGGTTTATATCCTTGTAGCCCCGGCTGGCCTGGTCCACCGTCTTCGGGCTTTTGGTGAAGGCGGGTGGATCTAGCACAATCAGGTCGTACCGGCCGTGCTCCAGCCTGCGCAGGTGCTGGAACGCATCGGCCTGCAGCACCTCATAGTTTTGGGTCAGCCCATTCCGCTCAGCGTTCTGTTGGCACTGTAGTATTGCCCGTTCCATGGCATCCAGGCTCGTGGCCTGTGCCGCCCCCCCTGCCAGGGCATGCAGGCCAAAGCCACCTGCGTAGCTAAACACATCCAGTACCTTGCGGCCCTGTGCATAGCGGCGTACCAGGGCACGGTTTTCGCGCTGGTCTAGGAAGTAGCCAGTCTTCTGCCCGCCCACCAGGTCGGCCCCAAACTCCAGCCCCCCCTCGGAAAACCATAGTGCCTGCACCCCGCCCTGTAGCCAGCGGCCCTGTTCATCGGCCTCGGTTTGCACGGCCAGGTGCTTCAGCCCTTTTTGTACCAAGAAGGCCTGTACCACGGGCAGCAGGGCCTCTAGCCCGGGTGCCCGGGCCTGTATAGCGGCTGCATCGGCATACAGGTCTATTATCAGGCCGGGCAGGCCATCGCCCTCGCCGTGCACCAGCCGGTAGGCAGTGGTGGGGGTGGGCTGCAGGGGCATCAGCTGCTGGCGCAGCTGCCAGGCTGCCTCTAGCCTGCCTTGCCAGTAGTCGGTATCAAACAGGTGGCTTGTTTCGCCCAGATGGAAAATACGGCACCGCAGGTTCCGGCCCGGTGCCAGCCAGCCATAGCCCAGCACCTCGCCCAGATTTGTACACACCTGTACGATGGCGCCTGCTTCGTGGGTTTCTTCGCGGGCCACTGCCCCGCTGTATACCCAGGGGTGCCCCCGTAGGATGGATCGGTCTCGGCCAGACTTTAAGTAGAGGGCGGGATACATACCGCAAAGCTACGCAATTATGCACCTGCGGGCTGGGTACTTTCGGGCTTTGGCCTAGGGGGTAGGGATCAGCTGCCAGCGTCTACCCACCTGTGGGGATATAGACCTGTGCCGTTTAAAAACACCCGGGCCCCCGTGGAGGGGGGCCCGAACGCTAAAGAAAATGAAAGATGAAAACAGGAATGCTTTAGTATTGGATATGCACATCCATGATCACAAAGGTCTGGCTCCGGTTCTGGCTGTCGGTTACGATCAGCTGCATGTCATAGTGCGTGTCGGGGCCCAGGTCGGTGCTCTTCTGATAGGTCAGGGTTTCGTTCAGGGTATGGTTGGCAGTGGTCAGGTCCTCCAGGTGCAGCAGCTCTACCGGACCATTGTGCAGGGTTTTTGCATGGCCATCTGCGGCCTCCACCAGCAGCACTTCTATCTCCCGCAGGGTAGCGCCGCCATTGGCTGTTACTGTGCCGGTTAGCAGGCGGGTTTTGGTTAGCTCTTCCAGCTCAAAGTGTGCATGGTCTGT
This DNA window, taken from Bacteroidota bacterium, encodes the following:
- a CDS encoding 4-hydroxy-3-methylbut-2-enyl diphosphate reductase; the protein is MAEDYLDEHKQLYCLGDIVHNDMEVERLARKGLQTITHEELAGLRDATVLIRAHGEPPSTYEVAIANNLTLIDASCPVVLKLQNRVRGAVEPDTQIILYGKPGHAEVNGLLGQTQGRAIVVMEPAELDAIDFSKPTVLFSQTTKSTAKFYALKAEIERRIAAAQASTPFKANDTICRQVSNREPQLQQFAQAHDVIIFVAGRKSSNGKVLYEVCKSVNPRTYFVSELCEVNTDWYRLQDHVGICGATSTPQWLMDEIAQFIRTNPIPA
- a CDS encoding class I SAM-dependent rRNA methyltransferase — protein: MYPALYLKSGRDRSILRGHPWVYSGAVAREETHEAGAIVQVCTNLGEVLGYGWLAPGRNLRCRIFHLGETSHLFDTDYWQGRLEAAWQLRQQLMPLQPTPTTAYRLVHGEGDGLPGLIIDLYADAAAIQARAPGLEALLPVVQAFLVQKGLKHLAVQTEADEQGRWLQGGVQALWFSEGGLEFGADLVGGQKTGYFLDQRENRALVRRYAQGRKVLDVFSYAGGFGLHALAGGAAQATSLDAMERAILQCQQNAERNGLTQNYEVLQADAFQHLRRLEHGRYDLIVLDPPAFTKSPKTVDQASRGYKDINLSALRALPAGGLLFTFSCSQHMPADLFRKVVFGAAVDAGRAVRILHQLHQPVDHPVSLYHPEGEYLKGLVLEVG
- a CDS encoding TetR/AcrR family transcriptional regulator, which translates into the protein MEEKITAAYLRLVNTEYEPINAHTVAEAAGITEAELYQYFSGADAVGARLWLDLGQEVSAALRESEVYASYPARQKMLSYFFTFFELALRLRTFIDYTVQDKAILKPYREAFKALMEELVQEGLDAEDIKDRLALSRNYPDMLWELHLKLIHIWLHDTSAGFAETEKAIEHYSKLPLELIGPNLLDSVADTVKYQLEKMNVRVRNPFRF
- a CDS encoding AarF/ABC1/UbiB kinase family protein, with amino-acid sequence MSKDKVPTGKIERAGRFLRTGAKVGANYVTHYGKKALLQNPSRDELQAANAEDMLAEFTQLRGTALKVAQMLSMDNINFSESFTGVLQQAQYSVPPMSAPMAVKAFTHSMGQAPDRVFDHFNPTALKAASMGQVHEAKKDGQKLAVKIQYPGVADSIRSDMKMLRRIAPTFVKASAAEMRPYMDEVEHKLLEESNYELELKNSQEFATACQHLPGIYFPQYLPQYSSQRVITMSWIEGVHLRDFLKTASPATRTQAAQTIWDFYEYQMHVLKKLNADPHPGNFLFNEKGEVGVLDFGCTKALSNELYDDYFDLARKGLFEDKVETERILRKIQILRPEDKPAKVDQLMSLFSRMIGLVTQPYHTGTFNFGEKRFFEQVNEIGIEISKTREVRGSREFLFINRTYFGLFALFQQMEVVLETGCKYRDF